In the Carettochelys insculpta isolate YL-2023 chromosome 6, ASM3395843v1, whole genome shotgun sequence genome, AAGGCATGTCTCTTTGCTTAACCAGAGATGTGACTTTCTCCTTCAGCTTTCTGTTCAGCTCTTCTAGCTCTCTCTTCTCTGTGGCCATGTCTTTTATCATGGTCTCGCATTGCCCATGTTTGTCTTGCAGgactttaaatattaaaatatgttcTTCCAGTTTTCCAAGTCTGTGTTGCAATCGTATGTTCTCACTGTGCATTTCTAGCTTCTCCTGTGCATACTGGTCACAGGTACCTTCCAGTTGCTTAACTTTTTCCAGGAGAAGTGCTTTTTCCTGTCTGAGTTTCGCACTTTCTTGATTACTTTCTTCTAACCTGTGCCTCAGACTGGTAAGTCTTGGTACACTCTCTTctagttttttattttgttccaaCAGCTTTGTCAGTTCAGATTTCAGCCTCATGTTTTCTAGCTGGATTTCTTCCTGTAATGACATAAGTGTGGATCGTTCCACTGATCCTTCTTCTAGCTCTTCAATTTTTTCCCAAAGCTGAGGTACCAGATTGTtcagctctccatcccctttagttACTCCATCGGCTTTCTCAAGTTGGAGACACACTTCAGGTCTTTCTTCGGCCTTCGCTCGCTCAGTTGGCAGCCTAGAAACCACCAAACCAAGCCCTTTACTGTCCGTAGCGTGATTGGATTTTATTTTTGCCACGTTTCTGTCTTCCTGAAGACATCTATGCTCTCTTTGAACATCTTCATATGACATCTTCAACTTGAGACCTGCCTCAAAGATTTTCTTAAGCTCCATCTGTTTCATTTCCAGCACAAATGCTTTGGAAATCTGATGTTGCTTCTTGTCATCAGCCTCATTACATCTTGTTTCCAATACCATTATACTTTCCAAAAGCTGAGCCAGCTGTTTTTTCAGGGCATGGTTCTCTACCTTAGTGTCTTCACACACCTTCTCCAGACTGGAATAAGCCTCAGTCATTTCCTCAAGCTTCTTAGCTTTAGCCTCCAACAATGAAAGAACTTGCAAGTCCTCTCCTTTGTCTGTCTCCTTACAGCCATCATCCAGGTTTTTGAGAACCTTGCCCTCAGTTTGCTCCATCTTGTCTTGCAGTGGAGAGTCTTCCATCTCAGAATTTGATTGGTCAAAACCGGAAAGTTTCCCTGGCTCTTTTGCCTGTGTCTGTAACTTGATAATCTCAGAAACCATGTTCAAATTTTCCTTCACAACCTGCTCAGGTTGTAGGTTTATAAGAACATCTCCACTCTCTTCCAACTGCTGCATGCCAGATAGTGCTGAAACCCTGCTCTTCAATTCTGCACATTCATTGGCCAAGGCACCAAAGTCCTTCCGCAGTCTGGCCAAATCAAGGGTTTCCTGCTGcaatttctttatttttccttcaaGCTTTAAGATTTCCAAACTCATCTCTGCCTTCTCTCTTTCTGCTCTCTCATGAGTCTCTCTGTTCAAACCCTCCAAATCAAGGAGTTTGGAATTCAACTTGCATTTCTCTTGCTTGTATTCTGTCTCAAGCACTTCAAGTCTTTGACTAACCAGCTTCCTTTTTTCTTCTATCCCAGACATGTGTTCTTCTCTGACTTTTAGCTCTCTTGCATGATCATTCTGTAGCTGCTGTATTTTATTGCGCAACTCGTCCTCTTGTTTTTCAGTAGCATTTCTTAGGTCCTGAAGCTCTTTTTGGAGCTGCTCTTTTTCACATACTAACTTGTTCACGTGTTCCTTGAAGTTTTTCTCCAGGAGTTCCTTCTCCTGGGTTAGCGCAAAGGAAATGGCCTTTTTGCTCTCCAGCGTTGCCCTCAGTTGCTCTTGGGCCTCAGTGCATTCCTGGATGATTTCATCCTTTTCAAACTCCCACTGAGATTTCTCCTCGCACTGCTGTTTGGCGAGTTCTTGCAGCTCTCGCTGATAGCGCTCTTCAAGATTTCGTAATGTTTCTTCATACTTGTTCACAATTgtttgtctgttgacagaaaactgagTTTCCATTTGAGATGTTCTTCTGTTATAATTAGTTTCCATCTTTTTCCTACATATGTTCAACATAACATATTACTAAAACCACTGCCAAACTCCAGAAAACATGCTTGGTTTTAAACTAAATTTAACAAAACAATGGAATTTTACATATTGAATTACATTTCAATGCATATTTACTTGTTGGGTTTTTCTTTTGAGAACCAGAGTTACATTTAAGAAACCACCTGCTGGAATTTAAAAATCTACATGTTTTGCAAGGAAGACTGCCTCAAAGTACTGAATGAGTTATCTTACTAAATATAAGTGCCAGCAGATTCACGAGTGGACTCCTTCCAGTGAGGTTTCACATGAGCGCAAGAGGTCTCCTTACACTGACCATCTTTCTAGTTTGGAGCCAGATATTTAGCTCTGGGGTTAGAGAACCCAAGtggtaaattttaaaaaagccttttgATAAGTACATGGAAAGAGCATGGACTCTAAATGGGATCTACAAATTCATTATGTTTTGATCCTATTAACTAATTTAATTTATATATCTGTATTTGTCTGCCCTTGAAGTGAAACcagtaacatttttgttttgacagtaacATTAAGcatctgctcttaaaaaaaaccaaaaaacaaaaagtagtaaTTTTGGGTACCAACAGATTCACATAAAATAAAAGTACCTCTTCTAGTATAATTTATACCGTCAGAACTTTAAAGAAGTGTCAAAAAAGATTAAGGAGCAGGAATAGCTTCCTCAGAATTAGATCAGCCTAAAAAAATCTGCCTACCAGGTGGCCCAAACTGTTCAGTCTCACCTTTCTTCTTGGAGTTCCTTTTGGTGTTTCTCCAGGAATTCGCGTTGTAGCTCTGCCCTCTCAAAAGCATGTTTCTCTGTCAAGCTTTTCAGCTGCTCCTGGAAGCCTCGTTctacctcctccttttcttcctgcaGGGTCTGGACAAGGGCTCTCATCTTTTCTTCCATCCCAACACCTTTCTGGAGCAGCTCTTCCCGCTCTCGATTAAAGCTCTCTTGTACCTGTGCCAAACTAATCTGGAGGTCCTCCTCGTGTCTTAACTTCAGCAGTTCTTGGAGATTAGCCTTCTCCTTATCAAAGACCATCTGTAAGTTATTCCTCTCCTCGTTATGTTTACAGTCaagtctttctttttcttctttgagtattTCTGCCTCTCCCTGAAGTGCTTCAATCTGGTTTTTAAGGGCACTTATTTGCTTTTCCATCATTTGTCTTTCTTCATTATATTTCTTCACCACATTTTCTTGCTCCTTTTCACAATGGGCCCTGGTCTCAACTAGTTGGTTTTCATAACGACTCATCTGTGTTAAAAGACAAATGCAGTGGTTTATTTTCTAGCTCCCAGAGAAGCAATATTCTCATTTGCACATTAGCATCTGAAATTGCCTTTCCCCACAGAAGCAGAATAGGGATGCTGGAGCAGCCATATTTCTTGATATGGCCAGTATAATTTTTacacaaatgcaaatgaaattGATGCTCTGTGTATGTTATATGATTTTGTGAAACCAGCAAAAGAAAGCACAATGTTCAGGGTTCCAACTAATTTTCCACAAGTCACAAAGGTAAGTCTAGAGCTCAGTTTGTGGACCGGATTTAGCTTCAGTCAGCCTCACTTCCAAAAATCCTTAAGTTAAGCTCTTTGCTATTGATTCACCAATTAAGTAAATATATTAAGCAATGCAAAAGAAAGGAGATCTGCTTGCCAAGTGAAAACTGATTTTCCAAAACAGCAAACTATTGTCTATCTCCCTTCCATGCTTTCTACCCCAAGTTGTGGGGGCCCACCAGCTTTATTAAATTACAGCTGTGCTGTAGTAATGCATGGAGCTTTATATGCATTCATATGTTACTGCAGGGGTTGGTACACTGTCAGGCAGGAAGATGGGATAAGGTGATGGACTAAACCCCCACAACACAGGTCTTAGCTGAGCTTTGCCAGGTTGCTTAAACTTCACTTTTATCAACTTTCCATCCAACAGCTTCTCAAACTAAACAACTGTTCCAACTGCTTCAGCCACAGAGGTGGCTCATTTGGGGGCACTGCTTGAATTTCCTGTGCCTACAGGCCAACTCTACAGTAAGAAGGTACATTACTATTGTCTACTGGCTGGTAGGTGGCTGTGATGCTGAAGCCCCAGTGAGGTGTCCTACCCTCCTAAGGACAGGGGGTGAGCTCTGCACTGGAGCTGGAAGGAGAAGAGAGATTAGAGGACAACCCAGACACACAGCTGAGAGCTGCCAAGTCAAACAAAAGCGAGAAATGAATAGCTCAGGCCACCTCCCCCACACTATGGGAACTGTACagaggggcaagggaattgcccAGACTTTGGGAATGAAGATCACTTACTGTGTCTGTGAGCTCCTGTTTCAAGTGGTGCAGATCCTTCTGATGCTGCTCCTTTATTCGTTCAATGACCATTTCGGCTTCTAGGCTCATGTTTAGTGGGTTGCAATCTTCGGACCCAAGCCCTAAACAAAACCATCCGacaaaaaatctgttttccaGAAGCCTCAAGTGATCAGATTTTCAAGCCAAAACACTTTGTTAGCTACTTTCCTGGATTTACCGAAACCCAGGGATGTTGGTTACTACAGCCCGTCTGCAACAATGCAGCTCAGGCTCAAAACGGTCCCAGCTGCATCTGGAGCGAAGCAACTCCaagctttcattttcatttgaacGCTTAACACAGGACTGTCTGCTCCATGGCAGCCCTAGCATTCAGCATGAGAATGGGGGTCCCGATCCTGGGCTCTCCCTGAACTGCCCACGGTGCAGTTTTTGGGGAGAAGGAGCACAGAGGTGATGCACACATGGTATCAAGCTTTCCTCTACACTCTCCCTATCCTGGAGTCATTGGCACAGGCCTCCTCGGCCAGCAGAAATCTGAACAGCCCTCTTTGATGTCTGCCAGCAGATGCTTGCACCAGGCCGCCAGCTCCAGTGCCCATACGCAGCACATTCCCTCTCCATCACTACAGCTGAAACCTCTGCCAGCTTCACATCACATCACCGGAGGTGCCACCTTCAGTGGCACAATTCTCCCAGGGCCTGATGGGTCGGCTCTGGGGCCGGAATCGTCTGCAGTGGGGCACCCAGTGACTGCACAATACTAAAACAAACAACAATCATCCACTTGTTTTCCTATTGCCTGGCTAGTGGGGGTGTGGGATTAGAGAGAAGCACTGCAGTTATGTGACCTTAGTTTAAATGAAAGAAAGTGTACATGGTTTGCGATTTAAAGAAAATAACGGGGACTTAGGAGTCATTGGCAGGCTATGAAAATACAGGGAGAAAAAGTGCACTCACTCAATGTGGCTGATCAGAAAAAAGAGAACCTAAGAACGGctagactgggtcagaccaaaaggtccatccagcccagtgtcctgtccctCAACAGTGGCCCATGGCATGTGTGTCTGATCCCCAGGAATGACTTCCCCTAGTTTGCACAATGAAGAAGAGCGGTTCTACGTTGAGCAAGTAGTGACTCTTTCCCACTGTTGTCATCCCAAAGGAAGAGGCCCAGACATAAGATCTGGTCGACTCCAGGCCAGCAGAGGGGtaaaccccaaactgccccagaacGGTTCACAGCTACAAGTAGCAACTGTCAAGGACATCAATGGTCTGTATTAAAAGAAGagttcttaaaaaaaattcattaCATGGACCTGTCCGCGTGAGTCTGAGTGCACCCCAGTGTTACGATCAAATGCCCAGGCCTGCATCTTGCTGTCCGGCTGTTGTAATAACTAATTTAGGCTTCTATACAGGCTCAGAGCAAGTGCATCAGCAGCATTTGGCTTGGGGATTTAATAAACAAATGCGTAATAGTCTTGGTGTTGTGGCAATACCCTGCACTACAAAAGTTGCTGATAATTCCGGGGACAGAAGGGCATTCCAAGTGTTTCCCTGTGTAAGTTTCCAGTTGTGCCTCGTTGTGGAATATCCCACGTAATCCCTTCTCAAACGCTTCCGGAGagccctctccctctgtaatcccCCCACCAGGATACAGCAGGAGAACCCACTCCCAAGACAGACCCCGAGGAAATATCCTTTACCTTGATCAGGCTCCACACGACCGCTTTCTCCTTTTTTCATATCCAACTCTTCATGCAGTGAGCTCTCCAGAGCAGGTCTAAAGAACCTGCCTTGAACTCGGTACTCTTCCAGCTCAGACTGGAGTTCATCAATCTGATCCTGCAGTTCCtgggttaaataaataaataaataaataaatagtaagtATTTGGAAGGGGGATATTGCAAAACACAGCTCAGCCACGGGACATTTGGAGCGGTTTATTTATCAGAATGACTTGCTATTCTTGAGCTATCCCAAGATTTTTAACACTAACTTGCCGCCCACCTGGGCAGGGCCTATGGCTGTGCTTTGCCAAGTTCCAATACACACAGGTAACTCCGCAATGTGTTTACACCCTCTGAATAATCAGCATCTACATACTGAATGAACgtgttggctgggtctacacttgccccagcttcaaagggggtatgttaatcagggcgatggtagattacaaatgaagagctgcagtgaatatgcagcacttcattaggctaattctcccccgcggcaactttgaagcgtcaaacttcaaagtgtcggcatgcgtgtagccgcgggctcttcaaagtgcctgtgctacttcaaagttgccatgagggaaagttagcctaatgaagtgctgcgtattcactgcagcacttcattagcaatctcctgtCACCCCaactaacatgcccccttcgaagttggggacaagtgtagttAAGCCCTTTGTGTTTGAAACATAGGATGCTTTAATACCCTACACCCGGGTTTCCCAAGTTTTATGTAGTCGGGACccagttttttttcagtaccctttattttgcagcccaaaaatataaatgcatattaaaagaagaatgaaaaaggaataaattttcactgttcattatttattcacaataacaaCAGTACACAGCGACAATTTGTATGTTTCGAAGAActggttttttcccccccccacgaggaccggtactgggccacTGACCACATGATGGAAAACGCTGGCCTGCTTCCAGGTTCCTGCTGCCAAGGAGACAGCACAGAAATCCTACAGACGAACATTCTCACAGAAGATCTGCGATCCTTCCCAGGAGGGCCACCCATCCCCTGTGACCTTGACATGAACGTAACAGGAGGTGGTGCCCTCCCTTAACATTATTGCATATCCCATCTGTTACCACTGGCCAGTGGCCAACAGGACATCCAGAATCCTTGTGCCACACACAGTACACACTGTGTTAGCCTTAACTGGGGCAAAAGAGTCTCTGAGCTAGGAGGTGGATACATCAATTCCCGCTCATTTGAAAAACGTCCAGGAAGCAAACACAGAAATTTCACTCCCCCAGCCTCTTCCGCAGCACTTTCAGAGCTGACAGTACCCTAATGTAGCGGGCTGCATATGCACATGAAAACACATTGAGGCAAATATCCGGCCAGCAGAAACCTGCCAGAAAGGCAGGATGAACGTAACTTGCTCTACAGGGATTTTGGCTTTCACTCCTGAACTGGCAAAATCCCACAATGGGGACAGAGTGACAGGACTGCTGTGGATTAACGATCCTCTAAAACCAGGACAACATGCCATGTGGAACATCTGCAGCCACAGCTGTCCTTGGAAAGAGGACATATTCAAGTAGATATTTTGGGAGaacaaattacaaaaaaaaatttgaatCAGGAAACGGGAAATGTTCATTTAACTTTAATCGCATTTTGCATTTATACTTCTTAGTTATTTCTCAAAGAAAGGCTGAGTCTCATTGGTGGATAAGCAACAAACCAACTATCCATAGCTGTTGAATATGTCTGGCACTCCTGACCAGGAGGATATACTATCGctataaaaaaattatttaagcaATTGCATAACTTACATGaattcagattcttaatttttACACTTTTATTATGTTGGAAAAGGATGAATGACATCTCTTATTTACTAGATGACTTCGTGTAATTTGCGTAAAGCACTATTTGAACGGAGATTCAAAATCAATTGAAATGCACAGAagggtattttattttttaatcaaataaGACTACTTAAATAAGCCGGACACCTAAGAAGAAtttattaaaacttttttttgcatttaaatCTGATTTATTAAACCAAATAACTAGTACTAGATGTAGTTAGCAAACTGAAACAATGGTGTTTGGTCACATCTTTCTGGGCTTTAGAATTAGAAGCTCTCATCCTCTCTTACCTAGCTTTTAGTCACAGATCTGAAGCAAAACAAGcaagttttcctgctttttctaCAACTCCCAATAGATTTCTTTCCTTTGAATAAGCTAATTAATGAACTGAACAAGTTGACTacactgaaatgaagaaaatattcccTCTGTGCCTGCAGAAGAGGTGGTTGCTGTCCAAAGCTATCTTAGCATTTCAACAAATGCTGGTGACAGGTGTTAGCTGAGGCGTCCACCAGATCAGTGAGTTTTCTTTCTTTGAAGTTGGACGTTAACGTGTACTGTTTAATATCAGATTTTGTATGGAATTTAAACTGTTTCAAAAGACTAATATGTTTAGGTCTTAGCATAATTTGTCACagtcacatttaatttcagtttgcttttttctgCAGTAATTGTGCATTTAAATAAGAAACCAGATCATTTTGTTCCAATGTAAAAAACATCTATTTCAGTTACTTTGGTTTAAATGCACACGAGTCAGGGGAAAAAACTCCCTTTACATGCCACTGCTGTTTGGCCCCTCTCTTAGGCAACCAAAGGGGGTGGTGATTTTCATACTGAGAGTCCCAAGTCGCTTTAAaggctggccagccagccagccagccagccacttgcCTAGAGCTGTAAGACAAAGGGTTCCTGTACCAAACCTTATCTCTCATGGCACCGCCTCCCCTTTGGTAGGGTCATTTTCCTTACAAAGCAGAAGCTAAGAGAAGAGCTTTAAAGCCAAAAGGCTTGTGGTCGGTCTAAAAAGGGGAATCAGGTTATAGAACAGCAAACTCACCTGCATCCGATTAGACCTGGCACTCAATTCCGATGAGAAAAGGGCATTAAGTACAGAGCTAAAGTTGGTATTTCCCACCCTTTGGTTCACTCACCCTGCACTGCTGTTCATACTCATTTTTCATTTGTACCAATCTCTCCTCCTGCAGGAAAAACTCCGCACTGCTGGGATCCAGGTCACCAAACTATAACACAGCATGAAAACAATTGAGTTAATCCTCCACTGTGAATAATCCTGGTGCTGAATTTGAGGCCAGGCCGCAATTATCCAAACACTCCAGTCAGCCTGTGTTTTGTTTATATGGAAAATACTGCCAGAGGGGTCAGAGTGGGGGATCGAAGCAACTTCCTAGGCAACAAACCAGCTGTTATTTCAGAGTGCCACGTGCACTTTTCACTCCCTTCGATTCCACtgggtatttttgtttttagcCACAAATCTACAATGCAACTATAAAAAGTCAGTAGCCTGAAAGTGTTTATAGGTAGGAAACATTTGTTAGAGTCGCAGAAAATTCTACAGTAAGGCCCTTTAAGAATATTGAGAAAGGTGAACTAACCAAAAGAGCCCCCCAACCCAAAATTACGGTGCAGTTTAGTCTCAGAGCGGTAAGCtctattagtctgtagcttcacaatgacaagtcctgtgggaccttgaagatgaacaaatttattaggtcataagctttcaggggaagcctttaaggtgcctcaggactgctttGTGCAGTTTCTGACAATATGGCCACCATGCTGAACTGTTCATCCCAATTTTAGCTCAGATTTAAGAGTGCAAGGGCTCCTGATGTCATCTTGTCTTTGTTTAAGTCTGAATCCCAGAAAAAGGATTCATGCAAGTGTGTGACTGATTCCCTTTTTGAGATCAGGGCCACAGTAAACCAGCTCTGCAGGAAAGAGGTGACTTCCCTCTGGGAAGTGGAAAATACTTATCCCCTTCTACGGTACTATacaacagtgtttcttaagctcTTTGAGACCACTgagcaccaaacaataatatttttatttagtaCACCTAtgaacattgtttaaaaaaaagtcagaccaagaaaaaaaaaaaacaaaaaacaaaaacaaacagcaacacatacagcaaaaacaaaatgatgtaATTTAATCagctatcatagcaatgaagtagtagcATTGTATCTCGCTTTCATAACCGAAAATATCAGTATATTTTTCCCAAATGCTCACAGAGCATCTGCAAGCGgttcacagaacacagtttaagaaacactgatctacaaAATAGTAAGTCATTTACTGATGCTTCAGATTAGATTTTCCTGAATTAACACTCAGCCACAGTTGTCAGCGTAACCAAGGTCCACTGTGGTCACGTTTCTGAACTGGTGAAATCCCACAGTGGTAGTGGAATGACAGGACTGCTGTGGATTAAGTATTCTCCACAACCAGGGCTTTCCTTGTGGAACCGGACAGCTCGTCCATTCTAAATTGATTCTACATTCTTCATCTGCTGCTATGGTTAAATCAGCATCaggcagcctcccttcaggaatttgctctctgattttcaaaaggcacaaGGGAAGGCTCACCTTCTCAGCCAAGACATTTTCCAGGTTCCTTTGCAGTTTGCTTGTCAGGCTCTCATACTCTGCCAGCTTCTGTCCAGCCTCCAACAGCTCGCTCTCTAACCGGCTGTTCTCCTAAAGGAGAAGAGAATTAAAGTTCTGGGGTATTAGTTTGTTTTAAGCTTTGAAAACACTGATACCTAAGAACGCCCACAGACAGTCGGGTCAGAAGGGACAGCTGTCTGGCATGGAACTCAGCTCACACCTGGATTCGGACACTAACACCGATACACGCTTCAGTCACCAATCTATTTAcaaccccctgcttccccacagccTGAGCTTGTTTGCTTTTTCCAACTGGGCAGAGATAATAAGCCAAGGCGAGAAGGCTCCAAGCAAACAGTGATACCTGAGAGAGAGAAGTTGCCCAAATCCGAGTGTATTCAGACTAGAGCAAGATCAGTAATGAGTTACCTACTTCTAAAACATTTTGAAACCTGAATGTGAGGCTCAAGTACTAATGGCCCCATATCAAAaaacacagccctgcagccccactgttTGGAGACTGTAGATCCAACTGGAGAACATATTTATGGggtttttaaagttttattttgatAGGCCCAAGACCTTAGCAGTAAGATGTTTCCTCTGCTAGCTGGTGGATGGATGGCAAAACAGGTGTCCATCTAGCAGAATTGTCCATCTGGTGTCAGGGTTGATAGGACAGGTGTGCTCGGTATATCATAGCTGTACAGTCTGGGACCCTTAGGACTTCCAAGGAACAGCCCATCCAGGTGAGTCAGAACCACCCCTTTAGGTACATCTACACAAATCATGCCACTAAAGGTCACTGCACCCAGAACAGTCACTGATTTGCTGAATGAGGGCTGAGTTGTAAGTGAGGAAGTTCTACAACTTCAGCCAGCCCTTTGTTACCTTCAGAGAAAGGGTGAGTCGGTCGCGGACGTAGGTCTCTTCTGTTTTCACCTTCTCAatctcctgctccagctccagccgctgtctggcagcctgctgcaggagctgctctcGCTCCTTCCGGAGCTCATTCTTCAAAGCTGCAGTGCGTTCTTTGTACTCCTCATCCAACTTCCTGTGAACaacaaggaaggatggtaagaaGAGTGGCCAAACCCTGTTAAAAAGTAAGCAGGGTAGGACCAGTCACACAAAATCCGCTGGGTTTTGCACCAGCTCCTCCAACATGCACCGCGGAGAAAGCAGGGCAGCTCAGATCAGCAACACACACCCCCCGGTCAGACTGCACAATGGCCTGTGACACGCACAGTCCAGGCTACGTTCTAAGAGGGCTGCTCCCTTGCTAGGGTTAGTTTGGTTCTCCCTCTAACCCATCCCAATTTTCAAGTTAGAGCTCAACTGAAgttgtgtttttgaaaaataaaacaacaacttCTTGTCACCTAAAACGAGAGCACCCAAACAAAGCACCCTAAAGCGAAAAGGAGAGGATTGGGTACAAGGAACCGGGAAGCAGGGAAGAAGAGGATGGGAGCTCAGCCAAATTGATCCCCAGGTCTTTGGaacacagcctgagccccacacacatAGTCCAGCACTGATCTCATTTTTACCAGCTATAACCAATACTGTATACACCTGCTTCAAGGACAGAGCAAAAATGGagtctctctctcaccctgtgcTTTGCTATCATGGCAGCCaaggctgaggtgcggggggccgCCATACCTGAGGTTGTATTCGTTTCGGCGCTCTATGGTAGCGTGGTGGTCATCCACTTCGGAGGCCATGAGAGACTTCAGTTTTTCAGCTTTTTCCAAATCTGAACGTAGCTTCTCTTTTTCTCTGATCACTTG is a window encoding:
- the NIN gene encoding ninein isoform X4 translates to MDEVEQDQYEARLKELFDSFDSTGTGSLGQEELTDLCHVLHLEEVAPGALQQTLLQGNLLGRVHFDQFKEALILILSRTLSNEEDFQEPDSSPEAQPKYIKGGKRYGRRTLPEFQESVEEFAEVTVLEPLKEEARTSPIASSDCNEHWKTQNSEEYEAEGQLRFWNPDDLNASQNTSSPPQDWIEEKLQEVCENLGITRDGHLNRKKLISVCEQYGLQAVDGEVLEDVFHNLEQDGTMSIEDFFYGLFKNGKSLTSSASTPYRQLKRHLSMQSFDESGRRTMALSAMTSTIGFRVFSSLDDGTGYASAERVLDAWHEEGIENGHEILTALDFSLDAKINLTELTLALENELLVTKNGTHQAALASFKMEIRHLLERVDQVIREKEKLRSDLEKAEKLKSLMASEVDDHHATIERRNEYNLRKLDEEYKERTAALKNELRKEREQLLQQAARQRLELEQEIEKVKTEETYVRDRLTLSLKENSRLESELLEAGQKLAEYESLTSKLQRNLENVLAEKFGDLDPSSAEFFLQEERLVQMKNEYEQQCRELQDQIDELQSELEEYRVQGRFFRPALESSLHEELDMKKGESGRVEPDQGLGSEDCNPLNMSLEAEMVIERIKEQHQKDLHHLKQELTDTMSRYENQLVETRAHCEKEQENVVKKYNEERQMMEKQISALKNQIEALQGEAEILKEEKERLDCKHNEERNNLQMVFDKEKANLQELLKLRHEEDLQISLAQVQESFNREREELLQKGVGMEEKMRALVQTLQEEKEEVERGFQEQLKSLTEKHAFERAELQREFLEKHQKELQEERKKMETNYNRRTSQMETQFSVNRQTIVNKYEETLRNLEERYQRELQELAKQQCEEKSQWEFEKDEIIQECTEAQEQLRATLESKKAISFALTQEKELLEKNFKEHVNKLVCEKEQLQKELQDLRNATEKQEDELRNKIQQLQNDHARELKVREEHMSGIEEKRKLVSQRLEVLETEYKQEKCKLNSKLLDLEGLNRETHERAEREKAEMSLEILKLEGKIKKLQQETLDLARLRKDFGALANECAELKSRVSALSGMQQLEESGDVLINLQPEQVVKENLNMVSEIIKLQTQAKEPGKLSGFDQSNSEMEDSPLQDKMEQTEGKVLKNLDDGCKETDKGEDLQVLSLLEAKAKKLEEMTEAYSSLEKVCEDTKVENHALKKQLAQLLESIMVLETRCNEADDKKQHQISKAFVLEMKQMELKKIFEAGLKLKMSYEDVQREHRCLQEDRNVAKIKSNHATDSKGLGLVVSRLPTERAKAEERPEVCLQLEKADGVTKGDGELNNLVPQLWEKIEELEEGSVERSTLMSLQEEIQLENMRLKSELTKLLEQNKKLEESVPRLTSLRHRLEESNQESAKLRQEKALLLEKVKQLEGTCDQYAQEKLEMHSENIRLQHRLGKLEEHILIFKVLQDKHGQCETMIKDMATEKRELEELNRKLKEKVTSLVKQRDMPSQEEKEELNSAIYDLQSVCSELQQKVELLRCEAEKLRDENTLLKEEITLLNEEGSVSNLKLRELNGSREEMWQKLEAIRKEKVAVQKMVDNLRKQVADLKSRNQQLDFENTELSQKNLKNQAEIQDLGQRLARLLRQKEKEMGKCTAEEWERERSKLKEELDNCKVKSSALVSSLETELSKVKVQTLLLEQENHLLKQELEKTQQLPRCPDLSDFQNEISSIITKNEKLLKEKEVLSEELNRCVDKVAKVNLLENVIASLKQEQKSWEQQNQTLKTQLTVSQEKVLSLDEALQNINLQVSRLKSDLRVTQQEKETLKQEVISLHKQLQNANDTIWQLEPVTLSMKHQKHQSQSGIVKAIEQEKLSLKRECEQLQKELSSAHRKINQMNSLEHELETISLENEGLRKKQVKLDEQLMEMLHSGSGVMISQSHRSRELQPLQQQGCPMVPKEQFLQLQHQLQQAERRSQRLQEELENRPSETNMPQHHENLHLVPSPSSFQPPCYRSSEQCMQIPTGGLGTSESLAANDLIPYNAKLTYTQTGIS